Proteins from a genomic interval of bacterium:
- a CDS encoding radical SAM protein, which produces MILLIFPNPSPFPYHAMTPLAVFSVGTYLEQAGVEVEYYDERVQDRNELDAILARRPSLIGISALTSFQIERGLTLTRYVRERLPGVPVAWGGVHPSMMPEQTLARPEIDFVVIREGEETTLDLYRALAAGTEDFGSILGLAWKNPAGDITVNPSRPFLEADLLPFPYQGRAAQLFPRYLRPDASFPTIGYQASRGCPYSCRFCYNDFFNQRICRRKSLDKVRDELAAIRGLGADNIFFYDDSMGGRQDLLYDLVSVMSGLSLKWSASPRIHFMTEELVRGFERTGCQWLFFGIESPLDRMLRYMKKGITREQIETGISLMRTSSIITTYSLMVGFPGETYEDSLAVLDFADELHERHPSAEIVIQPYAPLPGTDLYQEALEHGFQPPPSLEDWSRFTMDRIHTPWLKSRPLFANVYLISFLAFRYEHMLGDLDSFRWAYRIAHHLAAFRWKRRWFRFYLEGACYRAYNSFSYWKARRRGV; this is translated from the coding sequence ATGATTCTGCTTATTTTTCCCAATCCCAGTCCGTTTCCCTATCATGCCATGACGCCGTTGGCGGTCTTTTCGGTCGGGACCTATCTGGAACAGGCCGGGGTCGAAGTCGAGTATTACGACGAGCGCGTCCAGGACCGGAACGAGTTGGACGCGATTCTGGCCCGGCGTCCCTCTTTGATCGGGATCAGCGCCCTGACCTCGTTTCAGATCGAACGCGGCCTGACTCTAACCCGTTACGTTCGGGAGCGTCTTCCCGGTGTGCCCGTAGCCTGGGGCGGCGTTCATCCCAGCATGATGCCCGAACAGACGCTGGCCCGGCCGGAGATCGATTTCGTAGTGATCCGGGAAGGGGAGGAGACCACCCTCGATCTTTACCGGGCATTGGCTGCCGGCACCGAGGACTTCGGCTCCATCCTGGGATTGGCCTGGAAGAATCCGGCAGGGGATATAACGGTAAACCCGTCCCGGCCTTTTCTCGAGGCCGACCTGCTGCCTTTTCCGTACCAGGGCCGGGCCGCCCAACTTTTCCCGCGGTACCTCCGGCCCGATGCTTCTTTCCCGACGATCGGGTACCAGGCTTCCCGCGGGTGTCCGTATTCCTGCCGCTTCTGTTATAACGATTTCTTCAACCAGCGGATCTGCCGTCGTAAATCTCTCGACAAAGTTCGGGACGAACTGGCCGCCATCCGGGGACTGGGCGCCGACAACATCTTTTTCTACGACGACAGCATGGGCGGCCGCCAGGATCTTCTGTACGACCTGGTCTCGGTCATGAGCGGCCTCTCGTTGAAATGGTCGGCCAGTCCGAGAATCCACTTCATGACCGAAGAGTTGGTCAGGGGGTTCGAACGGACCGGCTGCCAATGGCTGTTTTTCGGGATCGAGTCGCCCCTGGACCGCATGCTGCGCTACATGAAGAAGGGAATCACCCGAGAGCAGATCGAAACCGGCATATCCCTGATGCGAACTTCCTCCATCATCACCACCTACTCCCTGATGGTTGGTTTCCCCGGCGAAACCTACGAGGATTCTCTGGCCGTTCTCGATTTTGCCGACGAACTTCACGAACGTCACCCGTCCGCCGAAATCGTCATTCAACCCTATGCTCCTCTTCCCGGAACCGATCTTTATCAGGAAGCCCTGGAGCACGGTTTCCAGCCGCCTCCCTCGCTCGAAGACTGGAGCCGGTTCACCATGGACAGGATCCACACCCCCTGGCTGAAGAGCCGCCCTCTTTTCGCCAACGTGTATCTCATCTCCTTTCTGGCTTTCCGGTACGAGCATATGCTGGGGGACCTCGACAGCTTCCGCTGGGCCTACCGGATCGCTCACCACCTGGCGGCGTTCCGCTGGAAGCGCCGTTGGTTCCGTTTCTACCTTGAGGGGGCCTGCTATCGGGCGTATAACTCCTTCAGTTACTGGAAGGCCCGGCGGCGGGGGGTCTGA
- a CDS encoding glycosyltransferase family 2 protein has translation MKDLSVAVIIPVHNDAGWLPECLAAVGREAQPRGWEVVVVDDASTDRSAEIAEEAEVRVIRLAENRGVSVSRNTGAHAVSADILVFVDSDVVPEPGCLQAMVDILNRRPEVHAVGAYPLPGDLSPEWSSHFVGLRSAWGYHWEKGETERPFSSIQSECGAIRSEVFRELGGFVEWYGGVGMEEFHMSHEMERRGYGHLLLRSAAYKHHYKRLCRRCRALMDRTARWVPLVVRRKKFESRGAVGTLDAAASAVLTMLILAGLVGGLAWCPLWAFTAIMLLIQMVIERRFLSFSARIYGPGMVVYALFALQALNLAIGAGFIYGLYKYWAKER, from the coding sequence GTGAAGGATTTGTCGGTGGCGGTGATTATTCCCGTCCATAACGATGCCGGTTGGCTCCCGGAATGCCTGGCGGCCGTGGGGCGGGAGGCGCAACCCCGGGGGTGGGAAGTCGTGGTGGTGGATGACGCCAGCACCGATCGCTCCGCGGAGATAGCCGAGGAAGCGGAGGTCAGGGTCATCCGCCTGGCCGAGAACCGGGGCGTTTCGGTATCCCGCAATACCGGAGCTCACGCCGTGAGCGCCGACATCCTGGTTTTCGTGGATTCCGATGTCGTCCCCGAGCCCGGTTGCCTTCAGGCCATGGTCGATATTCTGAACCGCCGACCGGAGGTGCATGCGGTGGGGGCCTACCCCCTCCCGGGAGACCTCAGTCCGGAATGGAGCTCCCACTTCGTCGGCCTGCGTTCCGCCTGGGGCTATCATTGGGAGAAGGGCGAAACCGAGCGGCCGTTTTCCTCCATTCAGTCGGAATGCGGCGCCATTCGGAGCGAGGTTTTCCGGGAACTGGGCGGATTCGTCGAGTGGTACGGGGGGGTGGGGATGGAAGAGTTTCACATGAGCCATGAAATGGAGCGCCGGGGTTATGGGCACCTTCTCCTGCGTTCCGCCGCCTATAAGCATCATTACAAACGGCTGTGCCGCCGCTGCCGGGCCCTTATGGACCGGACCGCCCGTTGGGTGCCCCTGGTGGTGAGGAGGAAAAAGTTCGAATCCCGGGGGGCGGTGGGAACTTTGGACGCGGCCGCGTCCGCGGTTCTTACCATGCTGATTCTGGCCGGGCTCGTCGGCGGCCTGGCGTGGTGTCCGCTCTGGGCCTTTACCGCCATCATGCTGTTGATTCAGATGGTTATCGAGAGACGATTCCTTTCTTTCTCGGCCCGGATATACGGGCCGGGCATGGTCGTGTATGCGCTCTTCGCCCTTCAGGCGCTCAACCTGGCGATCGGAGCCGGTTTCATCTACGGGCTGTATAAATACTGGGCGAAGGAACGATAA
- a CDS encoding radical SAM protein codes for MFPRRMGNRSRVVRDYLGRNPTIRGFPLELQIGITNRCNLDCVFCPQVKSRRPRGAIDIDFLADLVGQAAPFVDMIDLSYDGEPFLHPQWDRCVRVCRDIGVKAQFETNCLLLDGERASAVLKSGLAAITLSIDAASEETYRSLKPSGDYGRVVANAEVFLALAARAPSRPYIQIQFVSTPQNRHEAAAFRRYWAGKGADAVHVKPMLNFGGSVGPAKNLAAVRPCIFLWTALAIQWDGKVPLCCLEIEGRTRMGDAAESGLRDIFRGKSFEDVRRLHVEGNYRRHPVCRDCWVPSVAWPFVLGAAFTGDLFRRKMINLLDRFRAPDSDHSRRSS; via the coding sequence ATGTTCCCCCGGCGCATGGGCAATCGAAGCCGCGTCGTCCGGGATTACCTGGGCCGAAACCCGACGATACGGGGATTTCCCCTGGAACTGCAGATCGGGATCACCAATCGCTGCAACCTGGATTGCGTATTTTGCCCCCAGGTCAAGAGCCGCCGCCCCCGGGGGGCGATCGATATCGACTTCCTGGCCGATCTGGTCGGGCAAGCCGCCCCTTTCGTCGATATGATCGACCTCAGTTATGACGGCGAACCGTTCCTCCATCCTCAATGGGACCGTTGCGTACGGGTCTGCCGGGACATAGGAGTCAAAGCCCAGTTCGAAACCAACTGTCTTCTCCTCGACGGGGAGCGCGCCTCCGCGGTCCTGAAATCCGGATTGGCCGCAATCACCCTGAGCATCGACGCCGCCAGCGAGGAAACCTATCGTTCCTTGAAACCGTCGGGGGATTACGGCCGGGTGGTGGCCAACGCCGAGGTTTTTCTCGCTTTGGCGGCCCGGGCCCCCTCCCGCCCCTACATTCAGATCCAATTCGTCTCCACTCCTCAAAATCGACATGAGGCCGCCGCCTTCCGGCGATACTGGGCAGGGAAGGGCGCCGACGCCGTTCATGTCAAACCGATGTTGAATTTCGGCGGCAGCGTCGGTCCAGCCAAGAATTTAGCTGCGGTTCGGCCCTGTATTTTTCTGTGGACGGCCTTAGCGATACAGTGGGACGGGAAGGTACCCCTTTGTTGTCTGGAGATCGAAGGGCGCACCCGAATGGGGGATGCCGCCGAATCGGGCTTGCGGGACATATTTCGGGGGAAAAGCTTCGAGGATGTTCGCCGCCTTCACGTCGAAGGCAATTATCGGCGACACCCCGTTTGCCGGGATTGCTGGGTACCTTCAGTGGCCTGGCCGTTCGTGCTGGGCGCGGCCTTTACCGGGGATCTCTTCCGGCGCAAGATGATAAACCTGCTCGACCGTTTCCGGGCGCCCGATTCCGACCATAGCCGCCGTTCCTCTTAA